The following proteins are encoded in a genomic region of Triticum dicoccoides isolate Atlit2015 ecotype Zavitan chromosome 1B, WEW_v2.0, whole genome shotgun sequence:
- the LOC119310935 gene encoding homeobox-leucine zipper protein HOX7-like has translation MELELSLGDLPAPVKANNTMLAPATCQGEDNDDLALGLRVTATERDDQDNQRTGIETVEGEDSDEACPELPVRASPFRQASAQTASANSWGFDVNAAVPVDGRASMARSLSPPSMHMEVPVTQGVDEEASEDEDNGGGRVRKKLRLSKEQSAFLEGSFKEHSTLTLEQKSSLANRLSLRPRQVEVWFQNRRARTKLKQTEADCEQLKRCCEALARENRKLQREVAELRASRAPYPLYNLNHHMSGFSTALPVCSSCSTISAVSSPGSSPMSTLFAGRPHFGPFTVTHPVLPLRRQPSATL, from the exons ATGGAGCTTGAGCTTAGTCTAGGCGATCTTCCAGCTCCAGTGAAGGCCAACAACACCATGCTTGCGCCGGCGACATGCCAAGGAGAAGACAACGACGACCTTGCGCTAGGGCTACGAGTAACGGCTACCGAAAGAGATGACCAAGATAACCAGAGGACAGGCATAGAAACTGTGGAGGGAGAAGATAGCGATGAAGCATGCCCCGAACTGCCTGTCAGAGCAAGCCCTTTTCGCCAAGCCTCTGCACAAACAG CGAGTGCGAATTCATGGGGGTTCGATGTGAACGCTGCTGTTCCGGTGGATGGCAGAGCATCGATGGCGAGGTCTTTGTCACCGCCGTCCATGCATATGGAGGTTCCTGTGACACAGGGAGTTGATGAGGAAGCTTCAGAGGATGAAGACAATGGAGGTGGTAGGGTGAGGAAGAAACTGAGGCTGTCCAAGGAACAGTCTGCGTTTCTAGAGGGTAGCTTCAAAGAGCACAGCACCCTAACCCTG GAACAAAAGAGCAGTTTAGCCAACCGGCTGAGCCTTCGACCACGCCAGGTTGAGGTCTGGTTCCAAAACAGAAGAGCCAG GACGAAGCTGAAGCAGACGGAGGCGGACTGCGAGCAACTGAAGCGCTGCTGCGAGGCGCTGGCACGGGAGAACCGTAAGCTCCAGCGGGAGGTGGCGGAGCTGCGCGCCTCCCGTGCCCCGTACCCGCTCTACAATCTGAATCACCACATGTCTGGGTTCAGCACGGCGCTCCCAGTGTGCTCATCATGTTCCACCATCTCCGCCGTGTCATCTCCGGGGTCGTCGCCGATGTCCACCTTGTTTGCCGGCAGGCCTCACTTTGGCCCCTTCACCGTCACCCACCCGGTGCTCCCCCTCCGCCGCCAGCCGTCAGCGACATTGTGA